The Mesotoga sp. UBA6090 genomic interval GAAAGCTGGAGTACATTACTTACGACGAAATGCTTGAAATGGCCGCTTTGGGGGCGAAAGTCCTCCATTCGAGATCCGTTGAAATAGCGAAGAAGTACAACGTAGAGATCCTCTGTTTGTCTTCTTTCAGCGAAGAAGGGGGTACGAGAGTAGTGAACAGGCTTCCCGAATGGCTTGAACAGCCTGTAGTGACCGGGGCGACAATAGACACTAACCAGCTAAAGATTGCGATTAACAAACTTCCCGGCAACACCGAGATAGTCAGCAAGATCTTCCAGGCGGTTGCCGGATCGAGTTTCAACGTGGATATGATATCTATAGTCAACGACAACGGCTACATTCATCTGGCATTCACGGTTATCTCAGCCAGTCCTGCGGCAATAAAGAGGACTATCGAGAATGTGCTGGTCGATGTGGATAACTGGGAACTTGCAATAGATGAAGATGTAGCGAAGATATCGACCGTGGGCGTCGGGATGAGGTCTAGCTCCGGTGTAGCTGCCCGTTTTTTCCTTGCGCTGGGGAAGGCAGGAGTCAAAATCATCGCCACTACAACTTCAGAGATCAAGATTTCAGTTCTCGTTCCCAAATTTCAGGCAAGCACAGCCTTGAAGGCTCTGCTCGATGAGTTTGAATTGTGAGTTGATGAGCATGATTTCGAGCGTCTATTCACCTTTTCCTCTTAGAATCGTCAGTGCACATGGAATAAACATAAAGACAGACCAGGGGGAGTTCCTGGATACATTTGCCGGAATAGGGGTCCTTGCCTTTGGCCACTCAGACGTTGCAACAGTAGAAGCCGTTACCTCGAAAATCAAGCGCTTCTCTCACACATCGAACTATTTTATCGATGAGGATGCCATTTCTCTAAGTGAAAAGCTCCTTCAATTCTCACGTTCTAAAGGTGAAGTTTACTTCTCAAACTCCGGTACGGAGGCTACAGAAGCCGCAATCAAGGCCGTGAGAAAACTCAGAAGTGGAAAACTCGTTTCATTCGAAGGCAATTTCCACGGAAGAACGATGGGCGCTCTTTCTCTTACACACAGTGAGAAACTCCGCAAACCCTTCGAACCGCTCCTTCAAGATGTCCTCTTTCTGCCCAAACGAGTGGAGGATTTTGAAAGGGCTGTCAGAGAAGAAGAAATCGCTGCCGTTTTCGTCGAAACGATACAGGGTAACAGCGGAGTCTTGCCTTATCCTGCCGATCTTGTCCGTACTATAGAAGACCTCAGAAAAGATAGGGGCTTCTTGGTAGTTGCCGATGAGATTCAGAGCGGTCTGTGCAGGACCGGTGAATACTTCGGTTATCACAATTACGAAATTGAACCTGACATGGTTATACTAGGGAAGGCGGTCGGCGGGGGCCTGCCGCTGGGAGCGGTTGTTTTTAGAGGATTATCGCCATTTGCGCTGGGAGATCACGGATCGACATTTGCCCCAAATCCTATCAGTCTTGCTGCTGGACTTTCCGTTGTGTCAAGAATGAATTACGACCTTCTAGAAAGTGTTAGAATATGTGGGGCACAGCTGATGGAGAACCTGAAGAGGCTCCCCTGGACAAAAGAAGTGAGTGGGATGGGTCTGATGATAGGAGTATCAACAGAAGATCCGGACAAGGTCAAAGCCCTGGCCTTTGAAAGAAGGGTGCTTCTCAATGTCACAGGTGGGCGAATAAGGTTCTTGCCGGCCTTGAATATTACGATCGAAGAGATAAACGAGATCACGGAAAGGCTAGATTTTGGAGGTTGAGATGATTGATTTTCAGAAACTCGCAAATGAGTTCGGTACTCCCCTTTATGTATATGATGCTCAAAAGATAAGAAAGAGAATTGCCAAAGCCAAGAAGGTCTTCGAGGGTCTCGATGCCGAGATAGTCTTTGCCTTAAAGGCCAACAATAATCCTTCACTTCTCAAGATCATGGCAGAAGAGGAAATAGGCGCAGACGTTGTGTCCAGGGGAGAGCTACTCGCGTCCAAAATGGCCGGGATGAAGCGAATCCTCTGGAACGGTAACGGCAAAACTCATGAGGATATTGTACATTTCACTAACCAGGGACTGGACATTGTCTGTGTGGATTCGTTGCAGGAACTCCCTCTCTGGGATGGCATTGACGTGATAAAGCTCCTGAGAGTCAATCCCGATGTTGATGCGAAAACCCATCCGCATATATCCACAGGGCTCAGGGCTCATAAATTTGGTGTACCAATAGAAAATGTTGAGGCGGTAGCCGATAGAGTAGACGGTCTGCATCTCCATATTGGCTCGCAGATAACTGATGTTGAACCCTTTTTGGATGCATATTCAAAGGCACTCGAGTGTGCCAAGAAATTTGGTTTCAAGTACATTGACCTTGGCGGCGGCTGGGGTATCGACTATGAAGGTGAAGAACTTGATATAGAAAAGCTTCAGAAAGGCATAGGGAACCTGTTTTCCGATTTTGAAGGAAAGCTAATTGCCGAGCTCGGAAGATACATAATCGGACCTGCCGGATATCTGGTAACCACCGTAGTCAGCGTGAAACCTTCTGAGAAGATTTTTGTCGTGACCGACGCAGGGATGAATGCTTTGATAAGGCCGGTTCTTTATGATGCCCATCACAGAATACAGGTGCTTTCAGGAACAGGCAAGAGCGTTACTGCAGATGTTGTCGGCCCTCTCTGCGAAAGCGGAGATATCCTCGCGAGAAGCAGAAAGATAGAGTTGCCTATACCGGGAACAGCAATCGTCTTCGAAAACGCTGGCGCCTACGGTTTTTCCATGGCCAACAACTACAATGGAATGCCCTTGCCCGCGGAAGTGCTCGTCGATGGAGACTCCGTAAAACTCATCCGCCGCAGGCAGAGCATAGAAGAGCTCTTCACAAACGTCAAAATGTAACTCCTCCTCCTTGGGGACAGACTCCATTATTTACAGTTAGTTAACATTCGCCAAGAGCGACTCTTTCCTTTGGGTACTCCATTTCAACCCCTCCCTCCTTGGGGACAGACTCCGTTTATTACATTGAGTTAACATGTGCTTAGAGTATTTTTTTCTCATGGGGAGTCCGTTATTCCCGACTTTGTCTCTATAAGTTCTGAAAGTATCCACCACAGTACTTTCAGAAGCTGAATTCGTGAGATTTCAAGAGGCTCTTGGAATAGTCATTGCGAAGATGAGAGTATCTTGTCGCTAAGAGTATTACCTTTCATCTTAAGTACAGTTGCTCACCCTTGAGGTTGAGTTCCCGTCTTCAGAGAATTGAGGGAGTCCTCATCTTTTTGGGGGAAGCATTTGGGTCACCTTGGCCTGAAAAAGTTTGTGGTTTTTGTTCAACTGAGAATAGCTTGTTTCCTAGGGTAATAATGTTGCGATCATGTAAATAATGGAGTCTCCACAAATTAAAAATGTCTCTCTCCAGTCGGCGGAAGGACACTTTTCAACATGGATGGACTCTGCTTGCTAGACAACGTGGGTTGATTTATCAGAGGTTTGATTGATCTATTAATTTAGCGATTGGGTGGATTTCACATTTCTTAATCTCTTTGCATAACGCAAGAAATCTTACAGTGTATTAATTTATTGTGTTCTATTACACGCTAGAGAGGTGAATTATGGATAGAGAGACAGTAAAAGTAACCCTCCTTGCCGAGGCGCTGGAGATGAGCAGAAATTCTCATATTGAATACTGTACTCTTGAAGAGCTGGAAGTGTTCTTT includes:
- a CDS encoding aspartate aminotransferase family protein; its protein translation is MISSVYSPFPLRIVSAHGINIKTDQGEFLDTFAGIGVLAFGHSDVATVEAVTSKIKRFSHTSNYFIDEDAISLSEKLLQFSRSKGEVYFSNSGTEATEAAIKAVRKLRSGKLVSFEGNFHGRTMGALSLTHSEKLRKPFEPLLQDVLFLPKRVEDFERAVREEEIAAVFVETIQGNSGVLPYPADLVRTIEDLRKDRGFLVVADEIQSGLCRTGEYFGYHNYEIEPDMVILGKAVGGGLPLGAVVFRGLSPFALGDHGSTFAPNPISLAAGLSVVSRMNYDLLESVRICGAQLMENLKRLPWTKEVSGMGLMIGVSTEDPDKVKALAFERRVLLNVTGGRIRFLPALNITIEEINEITERLDFGG
- a CDS encoding aspartate kinase, translated to MLVQKYGGSSVANAERIRNVAERIKVRVDSGEKVIVVVSAMGKTTNDLISLAEDLSEEPDPRELAMLLSTGEQISAALLSMVLIGMGVKSISHNALQLDITTVGDFDNARIADLNLDKIYTELEDHDVIVVTGFQGVDTEGNLTTLGRGGSDTSAVAIAAKAGVPCEIFSDVAGVYTCDPKFHKDARKLEYITYDEMLEMAALGAKVLHSRSVEIAKKYNVEILCLSSFSEEGGTRVVNRLPEWLEQPVVTGATIDTNQLKIAINKLPGNTEIVSKIFQAVAGSSFNVDMISIVNDNGYIHLAFTVISASPAAIKRTIENVLVDVDNWELAIDEDVAKISTVGVGMRSSSGVAARFFLALGKAGVKIIATTTSEIKISVLVPKFQASTALKALLDEFEL
- the lysA gene encoding diaminopimelate decarboxylase yields the protein MIDFQKLANEFGTPLYVYDAQKIRKRIAKAKKVFEGLDAEIVFALKANNNPSLLKIMAEEEIGADVVSRGELLASKMAGMKRILWNGNGKTHEDIVHFTNQGLDIVCVDSLQELPLWDGIDVIKLLRVNPDVDAKTHPHISTGLRAHKFGVPIENVEAVADRVDGLHLHIGSQITDVEPFLDAYSKALECAKKFGFKYIDLGGGWGIDYEGEELDIEKLQKGIGNLFSDFEGKLIAELGRYIIGPAGYLVTTVVSVKPSEKIFVVTDAGMNALIRPVLYDAHHRIQVLSGTGKSVTADVVGPLCESGDILARSRKIELPIPGTAIVFENAGAYGFSMANNYNGMPLPAEVLVDGDSVKLIRRRQSIEELFTNVKM